In Primulina eburnea isolate SZY01 chromosome 14, ASM2296580v1, whole genome shotgun sequence, the following proteins share a genomic window:
- the LOC140812011 gene encoding uncharacterized protein, protein MAMEMMNPQANMDFKFDSASTSPYISAPSSPQRFGSFFYSAPASPRVYAAEDGGDVSVPFDWEEKPGIRKSKEDQISTAASSNYGDAEQDLEEIDFEFDFSGNLERLSLSADELFDGGKIKPLKPPPRFHYEQNDKPTPDSPKSPKKMFRQPFSPRQRKKDSDLGPFAAALEETRKQKFHESNYTRGRERSNNSSNSSQSRHKATRSLSPFRVSDLLFDPEFNQEPTENPSSASAFSSFWHKKWKIKDLLLFRSASESHATDKEQMRKFSVLKKTDSIDVKNSSFRSTDSSSGSVSRRRKSGPPISAHELHYTVNRAVSEEMKKRTFLPYKQGLLGCLGFQPSLFSSDSKKF, encoded by the coding sequence ATGGCGATGGAGATGATGAATCCACAGGCAAACATGGACTTCAAATTCGACAGCGCCTCCACTTCACCTTACATAAGTGCTCCTTCCAGCCCTCAACGTTTCGGCTCTTTTTTTTACAGTGCTCCCGCCAGCCCACGGGTCTACGCCGCAGAAGACGGAGGGGATGTTTCTGTGCCGTTTGACTGGGAAGAAAAGCCCGGGATTCGTAAGAGTAAAGAAGATCAGATCAGTACTGCCGCTTCTTCGAACTATGGCGATGCTGAACAAGATTTGGAGGAGATAGATTTTGAGTTTGATTTCAGTGGGAATCTGGAGAGGCTTTCTCTGTCGGCGGATGAGCTTTTCGATGGAGGCAAGATTAAGCCGTTGAAGCCACCTCCAAGATTTCATTACGAACAAAATGACAAGCCCACCCCGGATTCGCCGAAATCTCCCAAGAAAATGTTCAGACAACCATTCTCTCCACGCCAGAGGAAGAAAGATTCAGACCTGGGCCCATTTGCAGCAGCCCTGGAAGAGACACGGAAGCAAAAGTTTCATGAAAGTAATTACACAAGAGGAAGGGAAAGATCCAACAATTCTTCAAATTCGTCACAATCCAGGCATAAAGCGACAAGATCCTTGTCTCCTTTCAGAGTTTCTGATCTGTTATTTGATCCCGAATTCAACCAGGAACCAACAGAAAATCCCTCTTCAGCTTCCgctttttcttcattttggcACAAGAAATGGAAGATCAAAGACCTTTTACTGTTCAGAAGCGCATCAGAAAGCCACGCAACAGACAAAGAACAGATGAGGAAGTTTTCTGTATTGAAGAAAACTGATTCCATCGATGTCAAGAATTCGAGTTTCAGGTCTACAGATAGCAGCAGCGGATCAGTTTCCAGGAGAAGAAAATCAGGCCCTCCAATTTCAGCTCATGAGTTGCATTACACAGTAAATAGAGCTGTTTCAGAGGAAATGAAGAAAAGAACTTTCTTGCCTTACAAACAAGGATTATTGGGTTGTTTAGGATTTCAGCCATCTCTATTCTCATCCGATTCCAAGAAATTTTAG